A stretch of the Aegilops tauschii subsp. strangulata cultivar AL8/78 chromosome 4, Aet v6.0, whole genome shotgun sequence genome encodes the following:
- the LOC109734811 gene encoding uncharacterized protein, with product MALHCAAAVSVSPSTGQCLLHRQHHRRCAVPRPRFRPQPRGLTTTGGPARWACGARRRVRYEEEDEDEEEYGHNEEMARLEAYSEGARDVALLVTAAVDGELESVLVFKGFSSSLSGRTAPDPAMSVLPERAVIQRVDVVKGPFDPSNIEYLEKDLPWEEFKSRLQ from the exons ATGGCGTTGCACTGCGCTGCCGCCGTCAGCGTCTCGCCGTCCACCGGCCAGTGCCTCCTGCATCGTCAACACCACCGCCGGTGTGCTGTGCCAAGGCCACGGTTCCGGCCGCAGCCACGCGGCCTGACAACCACCGGTGGCCCTGCCCGGTGGGCGTGCGGCGCCAGGAGGCGGGTGAGGTACGAGGAAGAggatgaggacgaggaggagTACGGGCACAACGAGGAGATGGCGCGGCTGGAGGCCTACAGCGAGGGAGCGCGCGACGTGGCCCTCCTGGTCACGGCCGCCGTCGACGGCGAGCTCGAGTCCGTGCTCGTCTTCAAG GGCTTCTCGTCGAGCCTGAGCGGGAGGACGGCGCCGGACCCGGCCATGAGCGTGCTCCCGGAGAGGGCCGTCATACAGCGCGTCGACGTGGTCAAGGGGCCGTTCGACCCCAGCAACATCGAATACCTCGAGAAGGATCTGCCATGGGAAGAATTCAAGAGCCGCCTCCAATAG
- the LOC109734810 gene encoding phragmoplastin DRP1C: MATMGSLIGLVNRIQQACTVLGDHGGGAGGSLWEALPSVAVVGGQSSGKSSVLESIVGRDFLPRGSGIVTRRPLVLQLHKTEGGQEYAEFLHAPRKRFSDFAAVRKEIADETDRMTGKSKAISNVPIHLSIYSPHVVNLTLIDLPGLTKVAVEGQPESIVQDIENMVRTYVDKPNSIILAISPANQDIATSDAIKLAKEVDPTGERTFGVVTKLDLMDKGTNAIDVLEGRSYRLQHPWVGIVNRSQADINKNVDMLAARRKEQEYFQSSPDYGHLAHKMGAEYLAKLLSQHLEAVIKAKIPSIISMINKTVDEIEAELDRLGRPIGGDAGAQLYTILDMCRAFDRVFKEHLDGGRPGGDRIYGVFDHQLPAALKKLPFDKHLSLQNVRKVISEADGYQPHLIAPEQGYRRLIDSSLSYFRGPAEASVDAVHLVLKELVRRSIAATEELKRFPTLQSDIAAAANESLERFREDGRKTVIRLVDMEASYLTVEFFRKLPTEPDKGANNNTPANDRYQDNHLRRIGSNVSSYINMVCDTLRNTIPKAVVHCQVKEAKRNLLNRFYAHVGSKEKKQLSAMLDEDPALMEKRDSLVKKLELYKSARNEIDSVAWK; this comes from the exons ATGGCGACGATGGGGAGCCTGATCGGGCTGGTGAACCGGATCCAGCAGGCGTGCACCGTGCTCGGCGaccacggcggcggcgccgggggctCGCTCTGGGAGGCGCTCCcctccgtcgccgtcgtcggAGGCCAG AGCTCCGGGAAGTCGTCGGTGCTCGAGAGCATTGTCGGGAGGGACTTCCTGCCCCGTGGATCTG GGATCGTGACGAGGAGGCCTCTGGTGCTGCAGCTGCACAAGACGGAGGGCGGCCAGGAGTACGCCGAGTTCCTCCACGCCCCGCGGAAGCGCTTCTCCGACTTTG CTGCTGTTAGGAAAGAGATTGCTGATGAAACTGACCGCATGACTGGAAAATCGAAAGCAATATCAAATGTTCCTATCCATTTGAGTATATATTCTCCACATG TTGTTAACTTGACACTTATTGATCTTCCTGGCCTGACAAAGGTTGCTGTAG AGGGGCAGCCAGAGTCTATTGTGCAAGATATTGAAAACATGGTCCGGACTTATGTTGACAAG CCAAACTCTATTATATTGGCTATCTCTCCAGCAAACCAAGATATAGCAACATCAGATGCTATCAAGCTTGCTAAGGAAGTGGATCCTACAG GTGAAAGGACCTTTGGAGTTGTAACAAAACTTGATTTGATGGACAAGGGTACCAATGCTATTGAT GTACTCGAAGGGAGGTCATATCGCTTGCAGCACCCCTGGGTGGGCATTGTCAACCGTTCGCAGGCTGATATCAACAAAAATGTTGACATGCTCGCAGCACGTCGCAAAGAACAAGAGTACTTTCAAAGTAGTCCTGATtatggtcacttggcacataaaATGGGTGCCGAGTATCTTGCTAAGCTTCTGTCACAG CATTTAGAGGCTGTGATCAAAGCCAAAATTCCAAGTATTATATCAATGATCAACAAGACAGTTGATGAAATTGAAGCTGAGTTGGATCGACTTGGTAGGCCAATTGGAGGTGACGCTGGG GCACAATTGTATACGATATTGGACATGTGTCGCGCATTTGACCGTGTTTTTAAAGAGCACTTAGATGGCGG TCGACCAGGTGGAGATCGCATTTATGGTGTCTTTGACCACCAGTTACCTGCAGCACTGAAAAAGCTTCCTTTCGATAAACATCTTTCATTGCAAAATGTTCGAAAAGTCATTTCTGAGGCTGATGGTTACCAGCCCCATTTGATTGCTCCTGAGCAAGGTTACAGAAGGCTTATAGATAGTTCACTCAGCTACTTTAGGGGCCCAGCTGAAGCTTCAGTTGATGCG GTCCATTTGGTATTGAAGGAGCTAGTCCGGAGATCGATTGCAGCAACAGAG GAATTAAAGCGTTTCCCAACGCTTCAATCAGATATAGCTGCAGCAGCAAATGAAAGCCTAGAAAGATTCCGTGAGGATGGACGAAAGACAGTTATTCGTCTAGTTGACATGGAGGCCAGTTACCTAACAGTAGAATTCTTCAGGAAACTTCCTACTGAGCCAGACAAAGGAGCTAACAACAACACTCCGGCCAACGACAGATATCAGGACAACCATCTTAGAAGAATTG GATCAAATGTATCATCTTACATCAACATGGTTTGCGATACATTGAGGAACACAATTCCGAAAGCCGTTGTGCATTGTCAAGTGAAGGAGGCAAAAAGAAACTTGCTCAACCGTTTCTATGCGCATGTAGGAAGCAAAGAG AAGAAACAGCTGAGCGCGATGCTGGACGAGGATCCCGCGTTGATGGAGAAGAGGGATTCCCTCGTGAAGAAGCTGGAGCTGTACAAGTCCGCTAGGAACGAGATCGACTCGGTTGCATGGAAATGA
- the LOC109734809 gene encoding NADH dehydrogenase [ubiquinone] iron-sulfur protein 1, mitochondrial produces the protein MSFLARALRHSKPYLPSRGPASCRWISSTPAAGSPEAGAAVAPADPELPPPREPVGGARVELPPNPEDALEVFVDGHAVRIPKGFSVLQACEVAGVDIPRFCYHSRLSIAGNCRMCLVEVEKSPKPVASCAMPALPGMKIKTNTPIAKKAREGVMEFLLMNHPLDCPICDQGGECDLQDQSMAFGADRGRFTDMKRSVVDKNLGPLVKTVMTRCIQCTRCVRFASEVAGVQDLGMLGRGSGEEIGTYVGKLMTSELSGNVIDICPVGALTSKPFAFKARNWEMKGTETIDVTDAVGSNIRVDSRGPEVMRIVPRLNEDINEEWISDKTRFCYDGLKRQRLNDPMIRGPDGRFKAVTWRDAIAVVAEVLNQVKPEEITGVAGKLSDAESMMALKDFVNKMGSDKVLCEGNGPNPPADIRSDYLMNTSIAGLEKADVFLLVGTQPRVEAAMVNARIQKTVRATQAKVGYIGPPADFNYDTWHLGTGPDTLVEIAEGRHPFCSILKSAKNPVIIAGAGLFEREDQGAVFSAIETVAKKFNVTRPDWNGLNVLLLHAAQAAALDLGLVANPTESVKSAKFLYLMGADDVNLDNLPADAFVVYQGHHGDKAVYRANVILPSSAFSEKEGTYENTEGCTQWTIPAVPTVGDARDDWKIVRALSEVAGAPLPYDSVAAVRSRISMVAPNLVRVDEREPSVISAEVKPPVKQQVSPAPFKAAVENFYMTDAITRASKIMAQCSATLLKK, from the exons atgtccTTCCTCGCGCGGGCGCTCCGCCACTCGAAGCCGTACCTGCCGTCGCGCGGCCCCGCGTCCTGCCGCTGGATCTCGTCGACGCCCGCCGCGGGCTCGCCCGAGGCCGGCGCGGCCGTGGCGCCCGCCGACCCGGAGCTGCCCCCGCCGCGGGAGCCCGTCGGGGGCGCGCGCGTCGAGCTGCCGCCCAACCCGGAGGACGCGCTCGAGGTGTTCGTCGACGGGCACGCCGTGCGGATCCCCAAGGGCTTCTCCGTGCTCCAGGCCTGCGAGGTCGCCGGCGTCGACATCCCGCGCTTCTGCTACCACAGCCGCCTCTCCATCGCCGGCAACTGCCGCATGTGCCTCGTCGAGGTCGAGAAGTCGCCCAAGCCCGTCGCCTCCTGCGCCATGCCCGCCCTCCCAG GGATGAAGATTAAGACGAACACACCAATCGCGAAGAAGGCAAGGGAGGGAGTCATGGAGTTCTTGTTGATGAACCATCCGCTGGATTGCCCAATCTGCGATCAGGGTGGGGAGTGTGACCTGCAGGATCAGTCCATGGCCTTTGGGGCTGACCGCGGTCGTTTCACCGATATGAAGAGGTCGGTTGTGGATAAGAATTTGGGCCCATTGGTGAAGACGGTGATGACCCGTTGCATCCAGTGCACAAG GTGTGTCAGGTTTGCATCTGAGGTTGCTGGTGTTCAGGACCTGGGTATGTTAGGCCGTGGCAGTGGTGAAGAAATCGGAACATATGTGGGGAAACTTATGACAAGTGAACTATCTGGAAACGTTATTGATATCTGCCCCGTTGGCGCTCTTACATCCAAGCCATTTGCGTTTAAAGCTAGAAACTGGGAGATGAAGGGCACTGAGACTATTGATGTTACTGATGCAGTAGGGTCCAACATACGCGTTGACAGCAGAGGTCCTGAAGTTATGCGCATTGTTCCTCGTCTCAATGAG GATATCAACGAAGAATGGATATCTGACAAAACACGGTTTTGTTATGATGGTTTGAAGAGGCAAAGACTGAACGACCCTATGATTCGTGGTCCTGATGGCAGGTTCAAGGCAGTGACATGGCGTGATGCTATTGCGGTTGTTGCTGAGGTTTTGAATCAAGTCAAGCCAGAAGAAATTACCGGAGTCGCTGGCAAACTTTCTGATGCAGAATCCATGATGGCGCTGAAAGATTTTGTTAATAAAATGGGTTCGGATAAGGTGCTCTGTGAGGGGAATGGTCCGAATCCACCAGCAGATATTCGATCAGACTACCTAATGAATACTAGCATTGCTGGTCTTGAGAAAGCTGATGTCTTCCTTTTGGTTGGCACACAG CCAAGGGTGGAAGCTGCTATGGTGAACGCAAGGATTCAGAAGACTGTTAGAGCAACACAAGCAAAGGTGGGCTACATTGGTCCTCCAGCAGACTTCAACTATGACACTTGGCATCTTGGCACAGGGCCAGATACCCTTGTCGAGATCGCTGAGGGCCGACATCCTTTCTGTTCAATACTGAAGTCTGCAAAGAACCCAGTAATCATCGCTGGAGCTGGGTTATTTGAACGAGAAGACCAAGGTGCTGTGTTCTCAGCAATTGAAACCGTAGCCAAGAAGTTCAATGTGACAAGACCGGACTGGAACGGCCTTAATGTCCTATTGCTCCATGCTGCACAGGCCGCAGCTCTTGATCTGGGCCTCGTTGCTAATCCCACCGAGAGTGTCAAGTCTGCAAAGTTCCTTTACCTGATGGGAGCCGACGATGTAAACCTGGACAACCTTCCAGCGGATGCATTTGTGGTTTACCAGGGGCACCATGGTGACAAGGCCGTGTACAGGGCCAATGTTATTCTGCCATCTTCAGCATTTAGCGAGAAAGAAGGCACCTATGAGAACACCGAGGGATGCACCCAGTGGACCATCCCAGCTGTGCCTACAGTTGGTGATGCCAGGGATGACTGGAAGATCGTCCGTGCTCTTTCCGAGGTTGCCGGGGCTCCACTGCCTTACGACAGCGTCGCAGCTGTGAGGAGCCGGATCAGCATGGTGGCCCCAAATCTTGTGCGCGTCGACGAGAGGGAGCCATCGGTGATCTCTGCCGAGGTGAAGCCTCCAGTAAAGCAGCAAGTGAGCCCGGCGCCATTCAAAGCTGCCGTGGAGAACTTCTACATGACCGACGCGATCACACGGGCTTCCAAGATCATGGCTCAGTGCAGCGCAACCTTGTTGAAGAAGTGA